The genomic DNA GTTAAATAACTTAGGTCCTGGCTTAGGCGAAGTGGCATTAAACTACGGCTCAATCCCCGATACGGCAAAATGGTTGCTATGCTTTGCCATGTTGTTAGGGCGACTCGAAATATTCACCTTGTTGGTGATATTAACGCCCCAGTATTGGCGAAAATAATCGTTTCGTGCGTTTTTATTGAAATAAGCCTATTCTAAATTTTTAAGCAGTATGCGAGGTTGGTATGGCTAAATACACATTAAAAACACAACCCACAACGAAATCTATTGAAACCTATCTCAGCGCGATTGAAGACGAATCGCGCCAAGCTGACTGTCGTAAAATTGTTGAAATCATGCGCGAAGAAAGCGGTTGTGAGCCGGTTATGTGGGGCGCCATTGTTGGCTTTGGCAAATATCATTACAAATACAAAACCGGCCATGAAGGCGACTTTATGCGTGCGGGTTTTTCGAGTCGTAAGACCAATATTTCGTTATATATCATGGCAGGCTTCGATGCCTATCCCGATTTAATGTCCAAGCTGGGCAAGTTTAAAACGGGCAAGTCTTGTTTATACGTTAAGAAACTAGACGATGTTGATATTGATGTCTTACGTCGGTTAATTCGAGAGTCTTTAGATTTTATGGAAAAGACTTACGGGCCAGAAGAGAGTCATTAACTCGAAAGGTGTATGGCCCCAAACGCAGCTTAAGCGTTTAGGGCGGGTGAATCGTTGGTTATTCGCCGTAAATATCAAAATTGAAATATTTAGCGGCAATTTTATCGTATGTGCCGTTCGCTCGAATGGCTGCGATGGCCGCATTAAATTTATCCGCTAGTTCTTTGTCGCGTTTACGCAATGCTAAAGCCGTACCCTTCCCAATATAGGCTTCATCGGTGACAGGCTTGCCGACAAATTCAAACGGCTTACC from Reinekea marina includes the following:
- a CDS encoding DUF1801 domain-containing protein gives rise to the protein MAKYTLKTQPTTKSIETYLSAIEDESRQADCRKIVEIMREESGCEPVMWGAIVGFGKYHYKYKTGHEGDFMRAGFSSRKTNISLYIMAGFDAYPDLMSKLGKFKTGKSCLYVKKLDDVDIDVLRRLIRESLDFMEKTYGPEESH